From the genome of Rhodothermales bacterium:
TCGAGCGTCTCGTCAACCTCATCGATCCAGCCGGCAATCTCTTTTTTAACTGCACCCGGGAAGAAGCGGATGCCGCCGTGGCCTCGGGCGATCCCGAGCGGGTTCGCGCGATCGACGGCCCCTTCGCCATTGCCCAGAAATCCGGCCGCACCGTGCGGATGGCCCGCTCCATCGGCCGTCCGATGCGGTATTTCCTGGCGAAGCGGGCGGAAGGCCCCTGCCTCATCGTGGCCGAGCGGATGGATGAGCTGCGCGAGCAGCTCAGCCGCGAAGGGCTCGAAGACCAGTTCCACCCCTCCTACACCCGCATGGTGCCGGCGCATTATATCGTCGAGATCGATCTCGTCGGCTGCCCGGATCCCAACCCGCGCTACGAACGCTTCTTCACCCCCGAGCGCAACACCCAGCCGGCCGACCTCGACGCCATCGGTGCGGCCTATATCGGGGCCCTGTCCAGCGCCTGTAACCGCTGGCTGAACACCCTCGATCCCCGCGAACCCATCGGGGTCCTGTTCTCCGGCGGCGTCGATAGCGGCGCCGTCTTCCTCGCCCTGTACGACGCCCTGCTGAAGCGGGGCGAGTCGCCGGCGCGTCTCAAGGCCTTCACGCTATCCGTCCACAACGGCCCGGATGCCCGGCAGGCGCACAACTTCCTCGCCTCCCTCGGCCTGAGCCTGTTTCTGGAGGTCATGGACATCGCGCTGGAGGACCTGGACTACGCCGACGCCATCCGGACCATCGAGGACTACAAGCCACTCGACGTCCAGGCCGCCACCATGACGCTGGCCCTATGCCGCGCCATCCGCAACCGGTACCCCGACTGGCGCTACCTGGCCGATGGCGACGGAGGTGACGAAAACCTGAAGGACTACCCCATCGAGGAAAACCCGGAGCTCACGATCCGGAGCGTGCTCAACAATCTGATGTTGTACCAGGAGGGCTGGGGGGTACACTCCATCAAACATTCGCTCACGTTCACGGGCGGGCA
Proteins encoded in this window:
- a CDS encoding asparagine synthase-related protein, whose translation is MHANPYVERLVNLIDPAGNLFFNCTREEADAAVASGDPERVRAIDGPFAIAQKSGRTVRMARSIGRPMRYFLAKRAEGPCLIVAERMDELREQLSREGLEDQFHPSYTRMVPAHYIVEIDLVGCPDPNPRYERFFTPERNTQPADLDAIGAAYIGALSSACNRWLNTLDPREPIGVLFSGGVDSGAVFLALYDALLKRGESPARLKAFTLSVHNGPDARQAHNFLASLGLSLFLEVMDIALEDLDYADAIRTIEDYKPLDVQAATMTLALCRAIRNRYPDWRYLADGDGGDENLKDYPIEENPELTIRSVLNNLMLYQEGWGVHSIKHSLTFTGGQSRGHVRSYAPARALGFQGFSPFALPNVIAVAEGIPFIDLTGWDPQKLYALKGEVVRRGIEAVTGMAMPVNEKRRFQHGAVDAVGFQAAFPRSEAAYRRAFDAAFE